The following coding sequences lie in one Helicoverpa armigera isolate CAAS_96S chromosome 8, ASM3070526v1, whole genome shotgun sequence genomic window:
- the LOC110372817 gene encoding ADP-ribose pyrophosphatase, mitochondrial, giving the protein MNILAGTKLRLLIVVLQIIFMIRSSITMITTHFKCRGGFYPRSNIERFPVPDEKVGWSTECKDYQPHNYTAASIHGQPWADPKIGEPGFNPKWNSMDGKVNRVSYMGQYVIENGYPLNPIGRTGIIGRGVLGRWGPNHAADPVVTRWKRNENGEIVRDKTSNKPILQCVIVKRRDTGEWALPGGMVDPGEKVSATAVREFQEEAMNSLVLAEDQKKAWFRRFEKFFEEGNVIYQGYIDDHRNTDNAWMESVAYSFHDNSGSTVGALTLQAGDDAVGVQWVDITPEMTLYASHKQVVMEVFKKYLANFDQSS; this is encoded by the exons atgaatATTCTTGCCGGTACTAAGTTAAGATTGCTTATTGTTGtacttcaaattatatttatgatccGATCTAGCATAACGATGATAACAACTCACTTTAAATGTCGGGGAGGTTTTTATCCTCGCAGTAATATAGAAAGATTTCCCGTACCCGATGAGAAGGTTGGATGGTCTACTGAATGCAAGGATTATCAACCTCACAATTATACAGCTGCATCTATACATGGACAACCCTGGGCAGATCCTAAAATAG GAGAGCCTGGATTTAATCCAAAATGGAACAGTATGGATGGGAAAGTAAACAGAGTTAGCTACATGGGCCAGTACGTAATAGAAAATGGATATCCACTGAATCCTATAGGAAGGACAGGTATAATTGGGCGAGGGGTTCTAGGGAGATGGGGACCAAATCATGCTGCTGACCCAGTTGTCACTCGGTGGAAGAGGAATGAAAATGGCGAAATTGTAAGGGACAAGActagtaataa GCCTATTCTACAATGTGTCATAGTGAAGAGACGCGACACTGGAGAGTGGGCCCTACCAGGAGGTATGGTAGATCCTGGAGAGAAAGTCTCTGCTACAGCAGTCAGAGAATTCCAAGAAGAAGCAATGAACTCTTTAGTTTTAGCTGAAG ATCAAAAGAAGGCCTGGTTTCGAAGGTTTGAAAAGTTCTTTGAAGAAGGAAATGTGATTTATCAAGGTTACATTGATGATCATCGCAATACAGACAATGCATGGATGGAAAGTGTCGCCTACAGTTTCCATGACAACAGTGGATCCACTGTTGGTGCATTAACATTGCAAGCTGGTGACGACGCTGTTGGAGTGCAGTGGGTGGACATAACTCCTGAAATGACACTGTATGCAAGCCACAAACAAGTTGTTATggaagtatttaaaaaatacttggcAAACTTTGACCAATCAAGCTAA
- the LOC110372844 gene encoding high mobility group protein 20A isoform X2: protein MESEPPPSEAPTESPSTLNNEEEIIKEPNSNVNVAAPAAATANELAAPPVPSAVKDTLKSNSKKPKKRKPKVPRDVTAPRQPLTGYVRYLNERRDQLRAEQPDLGFAELTRQLASEWSKLGAEEKKHYLDAADQDKERYIREWAEYKKTDAYKEFRRQQMEQKDTILTKKVKHNPPENSLPAGPAQVAMDQNSSVNTNAVAASPVVIPRQPTPPRPRPCITPASGEELTAGDTDIPIFTDQFLQHNKLRESELRQLRKANSDYEQQNAILQRHAEEVSGATMKLRAETAAAAERTAALLTHRRTLVAALVQALQLVAIPGGPTGATEQNIEEYLEKLQSLAADGKNSAVVKQARDILNKIELPIN from the exons ATGGAGTCTGAACCTCCACCAAGTGAAGCACCAACAGAGTCGCCCAGCACTCTTAATAATGAGGAGGAAATAATCAAAGAGCCAAATTCAAACGTTAATGTTGCGGCACCGGCAGCAGCCACTGCAAACGAGTTAGCTGCTCCCCCGGTTCCTTCAGCTGTAAAGGACACACTAAAGTCTAATTCGAAAAAACCTAAGAAACGTAAACCCAAAGTTCCTCGCGATGTTACAGCTCCGCGACAACCTTTGACTg GCTACGTAAGGTATTTAAATGAGCGCAGAGACCAATTGCGTGCAGAACAACCAGACCTCGGTTTTGCCGAGCTAACACGCCAGCTCGCCAGTGAGTGGAGCAAACTGGGAGCTGAAGAAAAGAAACACTACTTGGATGCTGCAGATCAAGATAAAGAAAG gtACATTCGTGAATGGgcagaatataaaaaaacagaTGCATACAAAGAATTTAGAAGACAACAGATGGAACAAAAGGATACAATATTGACAAAGAAAGTGAAGCACAACCCACCTGAGAATTCTCTACCTGCAG GGCCTGCACAGGTGGCAATGGATCAAAATTCTTCTGTTAATACAAATGCTGTAGCTGCATCACCCGTAGTTATTCCTCGGCAGCCAACTCCCCCTCGTCCCAGACCTTGTATAACTCCAGCTTCT ggGGAAGAGTTGACAGCTGGAGATACTGACATCCCAATATTTACTGATCAGTTCCTTCAACATAACAAGCTGAGGGAATCTGAACTTCGTCAGTTGCGGAAAGCTAATTCAGATTATGAACAGcag aatgCAATCCTCCAAAGACATGCTGAAGAAGTTAGTGGTGCAACAATGAAACTTCGCGCTGAAACTGCAGCTGCAGCAGAACGCACGGCCGCCCTTCTGACTCATCGCCGCACACTTGTTGCAGCACTTGTACAAGCACTACAGTTAGTGGCAATTCCAG GTGGTCCCACTGGAGCTACAGAACAGAATATTGAAGAATACTTGGAGAAATTGCAAAGTCTTGCAGCTGATGGCAAAAACAGTGCAGTTGTAAAGCAAGCTCGGGACATCCTCAATAAGATAGAATTACCCATTAACTAA
- the LOC110372844 gene encoding high mobility group protein 20A isoform X1 — MESEPPPSEAPTESPSTLNNEEEIIKEPNSNVNVAAPAAATANELAAPPVPSAVKDTLKSNSKKPKKRKPKVPRDVTAPRQPLTGYVRYLNERRDQLRAEQPDLGFAELTRQLASEWSKLGAEEKKHYLDAADQDKERYIREWAEYKKTDAYKEFRRQQMEQKDTILTKKVKHNPPENSLPAAGPAQVAMDQNSSVNTNAVAASPVVIPRQPTPPRPRPCITPASGEELTAGDTDIPIFTDQFLQHNKLRESELRQLRKANSDYEQQNAILQRHAEEVSGATMKLRAETAAAAERTAALLTHRRTLVAALVQALQLVAIPGGPTGATEQNIEEYLEKLQSLAADGKNSAVVKQARDILNKIELPIN, encoded by the exons ATGGAGTCTGAACCTCCACCAAGTGAAGCACCAACAGAGTCGCCCAGCACTCTTAATAATGAGGAGGAAATAATCAAAGAGCCAAATTCAAACGTTAATGTTGCGGCACCGGCAGCAGCCACTGCAAACGAGTTAGCTGCTCCCCCGGTTCCTTCAGCTGTAAAGGACACACTAAAGTCTAATTCGAAAAAACCTAAGAAACGTAAACCCAAAGTTCCTCGCGATGTTACAGCTCCGCGACAACCTTTGACTg GCTACGTAAGGTATTTAAATGAGCGCAGAGACCAATTGCGTGCAGAACAACCAGACCTCGGTTTTGCCGAGCTAACACGCCAGCTCGCCAGTGAGTGGAGCAAACTGGGAGCTGAAGAAAAGAAACACTACTTGGATGCTGCAGATCAAGATAAAGAAAG gtACATTCGTGAATGGgcagaatataaaaaaacagaTGCATACAAAGAATTTAGAAGACAACAGATGGAACAAAAGGATACAATATTGACAAAGAAAGTGAAGCACAACCCACCTGAGAATTCTCTACCTGCAG CAGGGCCTGCACAGGTGGCAATGGATCAAAATTCTTCTGTTAATACAAATGCTGTAGCTGCATCACCCGTAGTTATTCCTCGGCAGCCAACTCCCCCTCGTCCCAGACCTTGTATAACTCCAGCTTCT ggGGAAGAGTTGACAGCTGGAGATACTGACATCCCAATATTTACTGATCAGTTCCTTCAACATAACAAGCTGAGGGAATCTGAACTTCGTCAGTTGCGGAAAGCTAATTCAGATTATGAACAGcag aatgCAATCCTCCAAAGACATGCTGAAGAAGTTAGTGGTGCAACAATGAAACTTCGCGCTGAAACTGCAGCTGCAGCAGAACGCACGGCCGCCCTTCTGACTCATCGCCGCACACTTGTTGCAGCACTTGTACAAGCACTACAGTTAGTGGCAATTCCAG GTGGTCCCACTGGAGCTACAGAACAGAATATTGAAGAATACTTGGAGAAATTGCAAAGTCTTGCAGCTGATGGCAAAAACAGTGCAGTTGTAAAGCAAGCTCGGGACATCCTCAATAAGATAGAATTACCCATTAACTAA
- the LOC110372845 gene encoding histone RNA hairpin-binding protein — MNKITSKRSWADEMDEAQNEKPKTGKGGSRENSNSRKKSKPNNKADTDSKPCPPKKPLELETDPLILQRRQKQIDYGKNTVGYHNYIGQVKMDERTKDHPKTPDKFTKYSRRSWDTLIRMWRKKLHEYDPNANSDNNDEGDDENQDAGNF; from the exons atgaataaaataacctCTAAAAGGAGCTGGGCTGATGAGATGGATGAAGCTCAGA ATGAGAAACCTAAAACAGGAAAAGGTGGCAGTCGTGAAAACTCAAACAGCAGAAAGAAGTCAAAACCAAACAATAAGGCTGATACTGACAGTAAACCATG tccACCAAAAAAGCCATTAGAACTGGAAACTGATCCCCTAATATTACAAAGAcgacaaaaacaaattgactaTGGAAAAAACACAGTTGGATACCACAATTACATTGGCCAAGTGAAAAT GGATGAGCGCACAAAAGATCATCCAAAAACACCTGATAAGTTTACTAAATACAGCAGGAGGTCATGGGATACTCTAATTAGAATGtggagaaaaaaattacatgagTATGATCCAAATGCCAATTCAGATAATAATGACGAAGGGGATGATGAAAATCAAGATGCTggaaatttttaa
- the Ebo gene encoding exportin-6, which yields MMADNEVDEALASLDMLMSEFFAPATSNFRKREIENMLENFSNRNDSWKHCLLFLQKSQNQYVLMFTLTTLENIINRQWISLSDNEKTEVRLTLWNELLAKHEVMVYFIRNKVAALMVSIARYDWPHLYDDFFSNIVELIRSDGSRCLLGLVLAQAASEELGAARDTGVLLPSTRRSQLERLMLKGMPQLLSALSDILEKNAQKEGQSNPPPSPTHGVPQTSALPDLLANAHDVTAADKALNMEIVVKCLTTLQHLFSWLPLSSHVPPSLVTTVFYWGSIATQSQSMEAALCGLGGVCELLYRRYAPPSSAATALRLQHCALRLLRHLTHAPHAVTHAHHDYLNKLAEFLKLFVSLHFKRLEAEPEFDAIEFLSYLFQYTFQVPTCGIFVNCLDIWIQFIDILKPEDTPKYWEALQALVNGVLNKIQFQHNKAQLQHLDNDVRDDDGETEWHTFLKHCIECIARVAELAPLDVFTAVLERWQCLAGVHARAASRGGEGERLLAALLDLATLTRVLGRLAPALLAETESSRRATGWALGAGLVERVGAALGGAALTRPHRAAPHHLAHAHVHVHAEMFACMGAWCCYANECGVPVHTMEGLFSSAVPFLLPHEIPEPPLLCHAAAHLLLSLAKNVKFNSDPVVLCGDLYEHAQRSLQYLAPKTSLVVREALLSLALRGGAGGAGGAARALLAAWGGALQAQGPALALPPLTALLHAFADAPTHAKKAIAEGIQGSAETALRMLCEPTFASAEPEITDFFLALFTALLPQLGNFAYNAIDVFLEVAQRGGGSLGLERLVECVRLGVEAGGGAVLPRAVLTLLARHVLPRATLAAPDLARAAYRLLASVLIHRWRYFFPNKCEESESNARTDELRGALSALGRALLQPDIELLRLNIDTLDTLNTKCKLYHKVMFRTEFLGEFLSVLLLGLAEGGWRALARDEATAAVHAMALVDFPAFRAAFLPHFLASLPGLAPQHQQMLAQFPPDTDLPTFTQNIQRLMNDINCYRAYGSLAPVGMAS from the exons atgatg GCTGATAATGAAGTAGACGAGGCTCTAGCCTCGTTAGACATGCTGATGTCGGAGTTCTTTGCACCAGCAACAAGTAACTTCAGAAAGAGAGAGATTGAGAATATGCTCGAGAATTTTTCCAATAGAAATGATTCTTGGAAACATTGTTTGTTATTCttacaaaaatcacaaaatCAATATGTGTTGATGTTTACTTTGACTACTTTGGAG AATATAATCAACCGGCAGTGGATCAGTCTATCAGACAATGAGAAGACTGAAGTGAGGCTTACATTATGGAATGAATTGTTGGCCAAACATGAAGTGATGgtgtattttataagaaataaagTAGCTGCACTCATGGTGTCCATTGCACGCTATGATTGGCCTCATTTGTATGATGATTTCTTCAGTAATATTGTTGAG TTGATCAGAAGTGATGGGTCTCGTTGTCTCCTGGGCTTGGTGCTGGCACAGGCTGCTAGTGAAGAGCTTGGTGCTGCACGTGACACAGGTGTCCTGTTACCATCCACTCGTAGGAGTCAACTGGAGAGGCTCATGCTCAAGGGCATGCCACAGCTTTTGAGTGCTCTAAGTG atattttggaaaaaaatgccCAGAAGGAGGGTCAGTCTAATCCACCGCCATCACCAACTCATGGTGTGCCACAGACTTCAGCACTACCAGACCTGTTGGCCAATGCACACGATGTCACTGCTGCtgataa AGCTCTAAATATGGAGATAGTAGTAAAATGTCTAACAACTCTTCAACATTTATTCTCATGGCTACCACTGTCCTCCCATGTACCACCATCCTTAGTGACAACAGTGTTCTATTGGGGCAGTATAGCTACACAATCACAG AGTATGGAGGCGGCGCTGTGCGGTCTGGGCGGCGTGTGCGAGCTGCTGTACCGGCGGTACGCGCCGCCGTCGTCGGCCGCCACGGCGCTGCGCCTGCAGCACTGCGCGCTGCGCCTGCTGCGCCACCTCACGCACGCGCCGCACGCCGTCACGCATGCGCACCACGA TTACCTTAACAAGTTAGCAGAGTTCCTAAAACTGTTTGTGTCATTGCATTTCAAGAGGTTGGAGGCAGAGCCAGAGTTTGACGCCATTGAATTCTTGTCATATCTATTCCAATATACATTCCAG GTACCCACGTGTGGTATTTTTGTAAACTGTTTAGATATATGGATACAATTTATAGACATTCTGAAGCCAGAAGATACACCTAA ATATTGGGAAGCTTTACAAGCGCTCGTGAATGGAGTGCTGAACAAAATACAGTTCCAACATAATAAGGCTCAGTTACAGCATCTCGACAATGATGTTCGTGACGATGAC GGAGAGACCGAATGGCACACATTCCTGAAACATTGTATAGAATGTATCGCTCGCGTGGCGGAACTAGCGCCGCTCGATGTTTTCACTGCCgtg CTAGAGCGCTGGCAGTGCCTGGCGGGCGTACACGCGCGGGCGGCGTCGCGCGGCGGCGAGGGCGAGCgcctgctggccgcgctgctcgacctcgccacgctcacgcgcgtgctggggcggctggcacccgcgctgctcgcag AGACGGAGAGCAGCCGTCGCGCGACGGGCTGGGCGCTGGGCGCGGGGCTGGTGGAGCGGGTGGGCGCGGCGCTGGGCGGCGCCGCCCTCACGCgcccgcaccgcgccgcgccgcaccaTCTCGCGCATGCGCACGTGCACGT GCACGCAGAAATGTTCGCGTGTATGGGCGCGTGGTGCTGCTATGCGAACGAGTGCGGCGTCCCCGTGCACACCATGGAGGGACTGTTCTCATCAGCTGTACCCTTCTTACTGCCGCACGAGATACCG gaACCGCCGTTGTTATGCCATGCCGCAGCGCATCTTCTGTTGAGCCTCGCGAAGAACGTGAAATTCAACAGCGATCCTGTAGTGCTGTGTGGCGACTTGTATGAACACGCGCAGAGATCTCTGCAGTACCTCGCGCCGAAG ACGTCGCTGGTGGTGCGCGAGGCGCTGCTGTCGCTAGCActgcgcggcggcgcgggcggcgcgggtggggcggcgcgcgcgctgctGGCGGCGTGGGGCGGCGCGCTGCAGGCGCAGGGCCCCGCGCTGGCGCTGCCGCCGCTCACCGCGCTGCTGCACGCCTTCGCTGACGCGCCTACGCATGCTAAGAAG GCGATAGCAGAAGGTATTCAAGGTTCAGCCGAGACGGCGTTACGTATGCTATGCGAGCCGACGTTCGCGTCAGCCGAGCCGGAGATCACGGACTTCTTCCTCGCGCTGTTCACCGCGCTGCTGCCGCAACTCGGCAACTTTGCGTACAACGCCATCGATGTCTTCCTAGAAGTGGCACAGAG GGGCGGCGGGTCGCTGGGGCTGGAGCGGCTGGTGGAGTGCGTGCGGCTGGGCGTggaggcgggcggcggcgccgtGCTGCCCCGCGCCGTGCTCACCCTGCTCGCGCGACACGTGCTGCCGCGCGCCACGCTCGCCGCGCCCGACCTCGCGCGCGCCGCCTACCGCCTGCTCGCCAG TGTGCTGATCCACCGCTGGCGCTACTTCTTCCCCAACAAGTGCGAGGAATCAGAAAGCAACGCGCGCACAGACGAGCTGCGCGGCGCGCTGTCAGCGCTGGGGCGGGCGCTGCTGCAGCCCGACATCGAGCTGTTGCGGCTCAACATCGACACGCTCGACACACTCAACACCAAGTGCAAGCTTTACCATAAG GTGATGTTCCGCACGGAGTTCTTGGGCGAGTTCCTGTCGGTGCTGCTGCTGGGGCTGGCGGAGGGCGGGTGGCGGGCGCTGGCGCGGGACGAGGCGACGGCCGCCGTGCACGCGATGGCGCTGGTCGACTTCCCCGCCTTCCGCGCCGCCTTCCTGCCGCACTTCCTCGCCTCGCTGCCCGGCCTCGCGCCTCAGCATCAACAGATGTTGGCGCAGTTTCCGCCTGATACT GACTTACCAACATTCACGCAAAATATCCAGCGTCTGATGAACGACATAAACTGTTACCGCGCGTACGGCTCTCTTGCACCCGTCGGCATGGCGTCCTAG
- the LOC110372866 gene encoding U6 small nuclear RNA (adenine-(43)-N(6))-methyltransferase: MALNKYMHPRNIYKTPPDFGKLTKLFSEFSAISKVDVTGKITIDFKDPHSLRILTKCLLKSDFNLDVDIPEDRLVPTLPLRLNYILWIEDLLESIQRRDNIKGIDIGTGACAIYPLLAAVKNKWNFLATEKDSESLSKAQENVQKNNLQEIIQLKKNTTQSIISHVFSDKPNQEFDFCMCNPPFYSTLQELYESRSPARLPPKNGFTGSPQELITEGGELEFCRQLIKESKMYKECMNIFTTMVGHKYNVSVLIQQLKFEGIKHTHTEFCQGRVTRWGLAWTFKDYDLIKLVPPRDKPRKKHTPTIYVLPELPNSDNKTDIALNKIKEILDKLDITNNLIDKRGKNVTLDIVAHTNTWSNQRRKRRLERRIETVAKITKPNEEKDEEHKTKLNSESVLGSDSPASTRDDESVCSQDISFDSYVDDQLVDSVQVCKRQPLVHAFLKLVKKENNTLLELEYLDGNAGKEGLHQIAQYIKNNWK, encoded by the exons ATGGCTCTGAATAAATATATGCACCCCcgtaatatttacaaaacaccACCAGATTTTGGAaagttaacaaaattattttcagaattttctGCTATATCCAAAGTG GATGTCACAGGCAAAATCACGATTGATTTCAAAGATCCACATTCACTGCGAATACTTACAAAATGTCTTCTGAAATCAGATTTCAATTTAGACGTTGACATTCCTGAGGATAGATTAGTTCCAACACTGCCTTTAAGGCTTAATTACATACTATGGATTGAAGACTTACTTGAATCAATTCAACGAAGAGACAATATAAAGGGGATAGACATAG gtacaggCGCATGTGCCATTTACCCATTGTTAGCTGCAGTAAAAAACAAATGGAACTTTCTAGCAACAGAGAAGGATTCTGAAAGTTTATCTAAGGCTCAAGAAAATGTTCAAAAGAATAACTTACAAGAAATCAttcaat tgaAGAAGAACACAACGCAGTCTATAATATCACATGTTTTTAGTGACAAGCCTAATCAAGAATTTGATTTCTGTATGTGCAACCCACCATTCtacagtactttacaagaattATATGAATCAAGGAGTCCAGCTAG ATTACCTCCAAAGAATGGCTTTACAGGATCACCACAAGAGTTAATCACTGAAGGTGGAGAATTGGAATTTTGTAGACAACTCATTAAAGAGAGCAAAATGTACAAAGAATGTATGAA CATATTTACTACAATGGTGGGTCATAAATATAATGTCagtgttttaatacaacaattaaAATTTGAGGGAATCAAACACACCCACACTGAGTTCTGCCAGGGTCGAGTTACCAGGTGGGGGCTAGCTTGGACTTTCAAGGATTACGATTTGATTAAATTGG tgCCTCCAAGAGACAAACCAAGAAAGAAACATACACCAACAATCTATGTGCTGCCCGAATTACCAAATAGTGACAATAAAACGGACATAgcactaaacaaaataaaagagataCTTGATAAATTAGATATAACAAATAACTTGATTGATAAGCGTGGTAAAAATGTTACACTAGATATAGTTGCACATACCAATACTTGGTCAAATCAGAGGCGTAAAAGAAGACTGGAAAGAAGAATAGAAACTGTCGCCAAAATAACTAAACCCAATGAAGAAAAAGATGAGGaacataaaactaaattgaatAGTGAATCAGTTTTAGGTTCTGATTCACCAGCTTCAACCAGAGATGATGAAAGTGTATGCAGTCAAGATATATCATTTGATAGTTATGTAGATGATCAGTTGGTTGACTCTGTACAAGTATGTAAGAGACAACCACTTGTACATGCCTTTTTGAAATtggtaaaaaaagaaaataatactcTACTTGAACTTGAGTATCTTGATGGTAATGCGGGCAAAGAAGGTTTGCATCAAATTGCgcaatacataaaaaacaactGGAAATAA